The genomic segment AGATTATTGGATATTGTAGAAATAATAGTGGAGGAGTTCCAGATAATTTTCACAATTATTTTGTTGCGGAATTTGATAAAGATTTCGAGATAAACCATACTTGGACAGATGGATGGAAATTAATAGAAAATAATTTGAAGAGTGAAGGAGAACATGTTGGAGCTATTATAGGTTTTAAAACGAAGAAAGGAGAAACTGTAAACGTAAAAGTAGCATCGTCTTTTATAAGTTTAGAGCAAGCACAATTAAATTTAGATAGAGAAATTGGAGAAGATTCTTTTGAGACTACAAAAGAAAAAGCAAAAAAAACATGGGAAAAAGAGCTGCATAAAATTACAATTGAAGATAATAATATCGATAATATTAGAACTTTTTATTCTTGTTTGTACCGTGTTTTATTGTTTCCAAGAAAGTTTTATGAATATGACAAAAACAATAAAATAGTACATTATAGCCCTTATAATGGGAAAATTTTACCAGGTTATATGTTTACAGATAATGGATTTTGGGACACTTTTAGAGCTGTGTATCCATTTTTTAACATGATGTATCCAGAGCTCAATAGCAACATTGTAGAGGGGTTAGCAAATACGTACAAAGAATCTGGTTGGCTTCCAGAATGGGCGAGTCCTGGACATAGAAATTGTATGATAGGTTCTAATTCTGCACCCATTGTTGTAGATGCATTTTTAAAAGGAAATGTAAAAGAAGCAGACGTGAAAACAATTTTCGAAGCAATATTAAAAAATGCAGAAGTAGAAAAAGGAAGACCTGTAAAATCAGTAGGAAGAGAAGGTTTAGATTACTACAACTCTCTTGGTTATGTTCCTTATAATGTTGGGGTTAACGAAAATGTAGCAAGAACTTTAGAATATGCTTATGCCGATTTTACCATAGCTCAAATGGCGAAGAAATTAGGCGAAACAGCAATTGCTGAAAAATATTATCAAAAATCTTTAAATTATAAAAATGTTTTTGATCCATCTACCAATTTAATGCGTGGTAAAAATGAAGATGGTACATTTCAATCTCCTTTTAATCCTTTAAAATGGGGCGATGCTTTTACAGAAGGAAATAGTTTGCATTATACATGGTCTGTTTTCCATGATGTAGAAGGTTTAATTAATTTAATGGGTGGAAAAAATAAGTTTATTGCACAGTTAGATAGTGTTTTTACAATGCCGCCAGATTTCGACGATTCTTACTATGGAGGAACCATCCACGAAATTCGCGAAATGCAAATTGTAAATATGGGGAATTATGCTCATGGAAATCAGCCAATACAACATATGATTTATTTATACAATCATGCAGGAACACCTTACAAAGCACAAGAAAAAATAAGAGATGTTTTAACAAAGCTATACAGTGCAACTCCAGATGGTTATTGTGGAGATGAAGATAATGGACAAACTTCTGCTTGGTATGTTTTTAGTGCTTTAGGTTTTTATCCTGTTACACCAGCAACCAACCAATATGTTATTGGAAGTCCTTTATTTAAGAAAGCAACCTTGCATTTAGAAAACGGAAATACGTTCGAGATACATGCAAAAAACAATTCTAAAAATAATTTTTATATAGCATCTACAACCTTAAATGGAGCAACAACCACCAAAAATTTTATCAATTATAATGATATACAAAAAGGGGGTGCATTTAATTTTGAAATGACTAATAAACCGAATAAAAATTGGGGGAATAAAGAGGAAGATTTACCATATTCACTAAGTAAAACCAAAGATTTAAAAGGAAGAAATTAAGTATGAAACGTAGAAAATTTTTAAAAAAAGCATCAGTAACAGGATTGGGATTGGTTACAGCATCTTCTTCAATAATTAGTTGCGACGATACTAAAAAAGAAAAAAAAGCTGTTGCAACAGGTAAAACTGTAATTCCAGTTGTTGTAGCAACTTGGAATTTTAAAAATGCAACAAAAGCAGCTTGGAAAGTTTTAGAAAAAGGGGGTAATTCTTTAGATGCAATAGAAGCTGGTTGTAGAGTAGAAGAAGCAGATTTAGAAAACACAACAGTTGGTAATGGAGGAACACCAGATAGAGATGGAAATGTTACTTTAGATGCTTGTATTATGAATAAAGAAGGAAATTATGGCGCAGTTGTTTGTATGGAAAACATTGCACACCCAATTTCTGTGGCTCGTAAAGTAATGGAAGAAACTCCACATGTTTTATTAGCAGGAAAAGGAGCA from the Polaribacter cellanae genome contains:
- a CDS encoding GH92 family glycosyl hydrolase, with the protein product MKNTVYLLIVLTTVFSSCDSKKENTNKLNVEAVSLVDYVNPLMGTDSKYSLSNGNTYPAIATPWGMNFWTPMTSKMGDGWTYKYNENKIRGIKQTHQPSPWINDYAAFSFMAVTGKLKYKEEDRQSWFSHKAETVKPHYYKVYLADYDVVAEVTPTERAAHFKFTFPKADSSYIMLDAFYRGSMVKIIPEERKIIGYCRNNSGGVPDNFHNYFVAEFDKDFEINHTWTDGWKLIENNLKSEGEHVGAIIGFKTKKGETVNVKVASSFISLEQAQLNLDREIGEDSFETTKEKAKKTWEKELHKITIEDNNIDNIRTFYSCLYRVLLFPRKFYEYDKNNKIVHYSPYNGKILPGYMFTDNGFWDTFRAVYPFFNMMYPELNSNIVEGLANTYKESGWLPEWASPGHRNCMIGSNSAPIVVDAFLKGNVKEADVKTIFEAILKNAEVEKGRPVKSVGREGLDYYNSLGYVPYNVGVNENVARTLEYAYADFTIAQMAKKLGETAIAEKYYQKSLNYKNVFDPSTNLMRGKNEDGTFQSPFNPLKWGDAFTEGNSLHYTWSVFHDVEGLINLMGGKNKFIAQLDSVFTMPPDFDDSYYGGTIHEIREMQIVNMGNYAHGNQPIQHMIYLYNHAGTPYKAQEKIRDVLTKLYSATPDGYCGDEDNGQTSAWYVFSALGFYPVTPATNQYVIGSPLFKKATLHLENGNTFEIHAKNNSKNNFYIASTTLNGATTTKNFINYNDIQKGGAFNFEMTNKPNKNWGNKEEDLPYSLSKTKDLKGRN